ttttctttcatgctCCAATTTTGGGAGAGCaagaatttattatttttctcataGCCATACCTTTccctatttttttcctttaatttTTGCAAAGGATTTTTCTTTGGAAAGAAAGCATGGATGGAGAGCTTATTTGTGGATAATGATGACATGGATATGGTGGATGATATGAATGCTATCTTCCAATGTAGAAGCTTAGCATATGTGTgcatatgtgggtgtatgatcttgatcataaaGCATGaaaagtatctacacaagtcacaaggatttgacaaagttcaatggaattaCAAGTAACCATAATGTATATGGcttaatcaatatatatatttttggctCTAGTAGGAATtcatatcaaatgaggaacttccaaatttatcattttgaaaaataaaacatccggaattcaagtcaaatttAGAACAGGGTCGTAgcatgtcacgtcctgataaattcatcccgaaataaaaatcattctctaaaaggaataatagaattaattaaaattcaaaaagaaattggttaacactaaaatacgtacaagaaaaattcgaatgtggcccggagaatttttgttaaattctccttggtctaaaatgagccctcaaattttacttgaattttcaaagcaccggaaatatttattaagcaacaaaaacaattatcaaagtttattaaaaagaaaaacctaaaaataatcctccttcctcctttgggccaagtctggcccaaagtcctctctctctctctctctcggcccgcggccaaagtcctctcttcctccctctctttttccttccctctctctctcttgggccgccctccctccttcccctcggcccagctccctcctcctccctctctcccccgggccgcctctccctcctctcctcctaggctggccgcccggcccaagccgcgcccccctgcccgagccgcccctccctctcgcGTGCACGCGCCCGTCACGCGCGCTGACCACGTGCCTGACCGGTGGGTCACACCCCcaggtcgtcttcctcctcccgcacggcctcctctccctctcccggaaACCTAGCGCCATTGCTCCCCCAAATCCACGCGATTCAAAACAggaattccaaaattgattagagggaattaatcccctttccttcctcttcaattccccccaatttcccccttgattcgtgccctCTGACGCCCGGAACGGCCGCGCCATTCCCGgccgccttccatggccgccgaccgtgtttcccgtcgccgttccgccctctcccatgctcggctccctcccccatcctataaaatggaaccccctcgctccgttctatcattttagccccctcccgcactctcccgtggcctcaccacctctccccaccatcctcctctttctcccatgccaccggccgcctccagccgcctctccctcctcgccggagcgccgtccggtcgcgccgtcgccaccagcagcctcgcagccgcctcctctcccccgggcCATCCTCCGTTTAGCGCGGAGAGCACCGGAGACGCGTTCCCGCCGGTGTTCAGTGGCGTCGCCGCCACTACACCGTCTCCGGCCGGCTCCTGTTCGTCGCCGGTACGccgatcgacgccgccgtctcctccttcgaTACCGCGGCATCGTCTCCTTCCCCGGccactcctcggtttcgccggaacaccgccgtgccgcgccggcctctccatccgcctcaCCGGAATTTCCCCGGTCGGCCCTTTCTCCACCCGtgcgccgtcggccgcgccaccaccgccgccggcatcgcagcggcaaggtcgccctcggcctcgcctcccctccacccgaaccccgccggtgttcatcgtcgtcgtctccgtccgACGTCGCCATCCCCTCTTCCGGTCGGCCGTTCCTCCTCACCGGCTCATCGTCTCGCggtgccgcctccgtcgtcggattcgcagcggcgtgttccgcgccgtcctcgcctccgtgcagctgc
This genomic window from Oryza sativa Japonica Group chromosome 12, ASM3414082v1 contains:
- the LOC136354819 gene encoding serine/arginine-rich splicing factor SR45-like, translated to MLGSLPHPIKWNPLAPFYHFSPLPHSPVASPPLPTILLFLPCHRPPPAASPSSPERRPVAPSPPAASQPPPLPRAILRLARRAPETRSRRCSVASPPLHRLRPAPVRRRYADRRRRLLLRYRGIVSFPGHSSVSPEHRRAAPASPSASPEFPRSALSPPVRRRPRHHRRRHRSGKVALGLASPPPEPRRCSSSSSPSDVAIPSSGRPFLLTGSSSRGAASVVGFAAACSAPSSPPCSCCQLPRRLLTGPGRRRRRPLVVPGFTRRGVRPSVKPFSFVVLAPSSAVAPSSSSTSPPRRQALRRSRLAFVQRSPPKSLPRRLSHPDFCFRIYKLFNKLLLEFILNVH